From Argopecten irradians isolate NY chromosome 2, Ai_NY, whole genome shotgun sequence, the proteins below share one genomic window:
- the LOC138314879 gene encoding protein Fer3-like, translating to MEVQHQDQCDLQQYDTSNISPYDMTSSQSSSSSPGSIISSGMYPEYTDWGHAPQPELHQYVPYPQIPQTDIVAPGSFWQGDMHTGLPSNFSYTTMERVPSYEYNTGIMNPVQAPMVTGSSTPTTTTKSGKTKRKRVQSVPQRRAANIRERRRMFHLNEAFDSLRKRLPAFNYEKRLSRIETLRLAMTYIGFMKDISEGEDPKDVKLQAFKSNSDIFGQLQDGENKLSS from the coding sequence atggAGGTACAGCATCAGGACCAATGCGACTTACAGCAATACGACACGTCCAATATATCTCCGTACGACATGACGTCATCACAatcgtcgtcatcatcaccCGGCTCCATCATATCGAGTGGTATGTACCCAGAGTACACAGACTGGGGACATGCCCCTCAGCCAGAGCTCCATCAATATGTGCCCTACCCCCAGATTCCCCAGACAGACATTGTGGCCCCGGGGTCGTTCTGGCAGGGTGACATGCACACAGGACTGCCATCAAACTTTTCCTACACCACGATGGAACGAGTACCCAGCTATGAGTACAACACTGGAATCATGAACCCCGTCCAAGCACCTATGGTAACAGGATCCAGTACCCCAACAACTACGACAAAATCTGGAAAAACAAAACGGAAACGAGTCCAGAGCGTTCCTCAGCGGAGAGCAGCTAACATCCGTGAAAGGCGGAGGATGTTTCATCTAAACGAGGCATTTGACAGTCTCAGGAAACGACTCCCTGCTTTCAACTACGAAAAACGGCTATCGCGGATCGAAACCCTGCGCCTGGCTATGACATATATTGGGTTCATGAAGGACATCTCCGAAGGCGAAGACCCGAAGGACGTGAAGCTGCAAGCCTTCAAATCTAACAGTGATATTTTCGGACAGTTACAAGACGGAGAAAACAAACTTTCTTCATAA